In the genome of Sulfurimonas autotrophica DSM 16294, the window CTTTGGCATTTTCTTTAACAAAGGTACGCCCGTTTTTCATATCGGGGAAATAACCGCTGTTTTTGTTTGAGAGAAGATTGAGTTTGATTTTTATGCCGTTTTCTATTACATGTAACGCCTCAGGTACTTCACCGATGAGTACTTCACTCGGCGCATCTTTGAGGTATCTTCTTTGGACTACAAGTGTTGTATATTTAGTGTTACATGTAAACTCTTTGAGCATTTCTATAAGCTCGATTTCATTCTCCTTCTCAAAATAAAGAGCAGCACTGAGTATTTCATCAATAGAGTCCACAGTGAGATGATTCCATCCTTCATAAAGACCGCCGCGTCCGTGAAACAATCGTTTAAACTCTTGGTTACATGTAAGTGAATTTTTTTCTATATGCTGCTGCAGTTGTGTAAGTGTCATTTTAAAATGCCTTTATGGAAGTTTATCAAGTTTCCAATGATAAATATAAGGACCGGCTTCACTGCTGAAGAGTTCTTTTTCATTTATAAACCTGATTTGATTAACGGTACTAGTGTGATCGGTTAGTATGTTTGTTTTTCTTTTTGTATATGTTTCGAAGAGCTGTAAATCACCTGCTTCATTACTGGAGTAGATTCCCGTTTTTCCACTGGGTGTTATTCCGACGCAGTAGACAAGAAAAGTGCTCTTTATATGGTAATCACTTTTGCCTTTTTGATAAACACCGACGCGTCTGTCCTGTCCTGCAGTAATGGTTACACCTTTGGCATGGGCCAGATGAAATATATTGTCAACATTTTGTGAATCAAATATTTGCAGTGTTTTTGAACTGTTTGTATCTAAAATTCTGACCTCGCCGCTTTCATCTGCCATAATGACTCTTTTTTTGTCTTCACTTAAAACAATGTCTCCTAATGCACTTTGCGTAATATGCTTTTTATATTTTATATACTTTTCAGAAATATCATAAACAAGGATTTCCGAGGCAAAGGTAGCAAGAAGAATTTTATTGTCATTTAAAAATCTTGCCTCTTTTATACTGAGTTTTGCACGCTCATCTATAATTTTTTTGAGTTGATGTTTTTCATAAACCCAAACATTTCTATAGGCATTTTTTCCAATACTCACAGCAAGAATTTTGCCGTTTTTATAGTCAATGCTTATAATGTTTGCACAACGGAGTTCACCAGTATCACTCGTTACGAGTTCTAGTGGTATCTGCTCTTGTATTTTTTTTGTTTTTAAGTTGAATATATCTATGACACCTACATCATTTGCCACATATAATTTGTTATATGCTACAACAAAATCATTTACAAAACCGACAGATTTATATTTGAAAATCGGTTTGATTTCTCTTGCTTGTAAAAGTGAAAATAGAGAGAATAAAAGTATGATTTTGAGCATAGTTTATCTAAAATTTTTCCCAAAAAGTTCCCTGAGGGGTATCCATAAGATTGACACCATATGATAAAATCTTATCTCGAAGTGTGTCGGCTAACTCAAAGTTTTTCTCTGCTTTTGCCCCATTTCGTGCTTTTATCAAGAAATTTATTTTTCCTTTTGTATCTTCATCTATACCGAATTGAAAATACTCAAAAGGATTTTTTACACCAAAGCCCAAAAGTTCTTCTATATAAGCCAAATTTGCCATTGTCTCACGCTTGAGCTGTTTATGTTTGCCTGATATATCGAGTGTTTCATTCGCACCGCTTATCATCTCATCTATAAGAGCAAGGGCTGAAGATACATTCATATCGTCATTTAACGCTTCTAAAAGCTCTTTTTTAAAGGTTGTTTCGTCACTACACGGTGCAAGACCAAAAAGACGTTTTTTGAGTCTGTAGAGCTTGTCAAGGCGTTTTTTTGAAGCTGCCAAATCCTGCGTGTTAAAATTGAAATTACTT includes:
- a CDS encoding WD40 repeat domain-containing protein, yielding MLKIILLFSLFSLLQAREIKPIFKYKSVGFVNDFVVAYNKLYVANDVGVIDIFNLKTKKIQEQIPLELVTSDTGELRCANIISIDYKNGKILAVSIGKNAYRNVWVYEKHQLKKIIDERAKLSIKEARFLNDNKILLATFASEILVYDISEKYIKYKKHITQSALGDIVLSEDKKRVIMADESGEVRILDTNSSKTLQIFDSQNVDNIFHLAHAKGVTITAGQDRRVGVYQKGKSDYHIKSTFLVYCVGITPSGKTGIYSSNEAGDLQLFETYTKRKTNILTDHTSTVNQIRFINEKELFSSEAGPYIYHWKLDKLP